The genomic interval TGGTTTCGTGGAAGTCGTGGTTGAGGCCACCCTCACCCCCGGCCCCTCTCCCGGAGGTAGAGGGGAGCAAGTCGTGCCAGCCGTAGGCGGCGGCGACGGCGTTGTCCATTTGCATGTGGAGGTCGCGGAGGGTTTGGATGTCGGGGTCGGTTTGGGTGGGGTCGTGGAAGCGGTTGTAGGTTTTGGTGAGCCCTTCCTGGCGGGTTTGCATAATGGTTTGGCGGTGGGTGTAGTAGCGTTCGCCAATGGTTTCTAGGGTGTCTGTGTTTTCGGGGAAGGGAAAAGTTTCAAAGCCATCTGTTGGAGAATATCGAATTCCCGCATCCCGGATTGTTGAGCAATTCTGCCATGCCCAAGCATCATGTATTGATGATTGCAAAAGAGCTAAATCTGAAAACTTTTCTAAAGAAAAAACTACGAGGGCTTCACTGAAAACGATATCAGGCCCTACAAACTCAAAAAGCAACATTTTGTTGTGTCTTGAAGCAGCCAAAACTCTTTCACAGTCCGCTATTGCTTCATAAAGATCCATTGTTGGACGCTTAAATTGCCACCATCGCTTTGCTGTATCTCTATCCGTTGCATTTCCATCTATCTTTGCAATTCGCTCTGGCTTAACTCGTTCTTCGAGAACTGCTAAACAGTCAGAATAATCCCTTGCATAGGGCGCTCCTTTTGGCTTTTTAGGATTGTCGTTTTGGGCATCTAGAGGATAATCCTGAAAGTTGATTACCCAACGGCTTGGAGCTTGATCAAAATGCGAATTCAAGTCTTGACCATTCAAATAGGGGAAAAGAACATCGCGATTCTCTGCATCCTTTTTAATCAACTCTTGAGCTTCCCCTATTTCAAGTACGAAACCCATTCCATTAACTTCTGTTCCTTTGAAGGAGCTACCCTGACTGGCCCTCAATCTGTATGGCTTACCAATAGCTTTACCAGGAACAGTCAAAAAGGAAGTTATACCCTCAACGCTTTTCCCATCTAAGTGATACTCTCGCTGCCATTCACCTTTTCTCAACCATACATAAGCAACTTCAACTGCTGCCATTCCAGGCCATTTACGACTAGATGCTGCACGAGGAATTACAAAACCGCTAGCAGTTAGTTTGTCTAATCCAATCTCTCGAGTATCACCCTGTGAGATCGTGTTTGTTGCAACAAGTCCAAAGTTTCCGCCTACTCGAACTAATTTTCCCGAATTCAAGAAAAAGTAGGAGCAGAGATCCGCACTACCTCTCCTGCCGTTAGCTACTTGCTCAACCAAAAAATCACGATAATCAGTACCAACAGCCCCAGTAATTTTGTTCCCCCCCTGGAACGGTGGATTTCCCACGATCGCCGAAAACCCCTGCGGTGCATCTTCCTCCAAAAACACCTCTGGGAACTCCAACGCCCAATGAAACGGCTCCCGCGTTGGCTGGCCTTCCGGCTTGCCCGCATTCAGCATCCGCTGGGCCTTTTCCCAAATCTGCCGCAGCTTGTTTTCCCGCTCCCGCCCATCCGATTCCTCCAGAGCATTCGTCACCAGTCCCGACAGCACCCCCAGGTCTTCCACCTTCAGGTTCCCGGTCTTTCCAGCCTGGGCCAGGGCTTCGCCAATCAGATAATCTGCCGCAATTTTGATGTTGCGGGTCAGTTCTTCCGCTTCGGTTTGCAGGGCTTCCTTGCGGGCTAAATCTTGAATATCGTTGACCGTAAAGCTTTCCAGTTCCTTCCGTTTAGCAATGGCTCGATTCAACAATGGTCGCCAAATGTCAGACACCGTGCGGAGCTGCACCGCCTCGTTGTCAGGATTCAGGTGCAGAAATTCGATTTGCTCTCGACTCGTCACCCCCAGCAGCGAATCGCCACAGCGCAGGGCATGGTCTAAAAACGTAAACGGTCGATTCTTTTGCAGGGTAATCAGCCACAGCGACAGCTTCGCCATCTCCACCGCCATCGGGTTCTTATCCACCCCATAGAGGCAGCGATCCGCGACAATGCGTCGAGCCACAGCAAGGCGTTCATCCGCATCTTTCGGAATGGGGCATTCCTCCGGTTGTGAGGTCGATAGCGTTCCCTCCGGAGCCACCACCACCTGTCCCAGATGCAGCCGTTCCGCTTCCTCCCAAGCTTCCACCAGCCGCTCCGATAGAAAGCGACACACCTGCACCAAAAACGCGCCGCTGCCCATCGCCATGTCGCACACCTTCAGCGCCAGCAGCTCCGCTGCCGACTTCAGCCGCCACTCTTCCTTGGGTTTGCCTGCGGCCACGCCGTCATAAATCAGTGGCTCCAGGGTGTATTTGACGATTTCCTCCGTCAGGCTCTTGGGGGTGTAGTGGGTGCCCGTCTCCCGGCGATCCGTCCCCTGGGTAACAAACACACTGCCCGCCGGAATCACAATGGGCTGCCCAAAGGTATCGCACCGCATCAAAGCCGCCCAGGGCAACACCCGTTTGAAGAGGTCAGGGTCGTTGTTGCAGGCAATGAGGAACTGATTGAGATCGTGGGGATCCAGATCTTTACCGATCGCCGCCTCATCCAAATCAGCAGGGGGAATTCGCTTCTTCAAGGCCGATACCGACCGTCCCGTTTCCGACTTCAAAAAGGCCAGCAGGTCATCCTCACCCTTCGCGTGGAGCTGCTCCAATTCCTCCAGGGCCACCTCCGGCTCCTTATTCTTTGTGCCCTCCAAACCCAGAATCGTCGCCTCCGCCCGCACCGCCGTATGATCCAGCAGGCCCTCATACACATGGCCGATTTGCTCAATATCCAGCGCCCGGAACGAGAGCTTGCGGGGCTCCACCGTGCCGCCCACCTTGATTTGCAAGAGCTGTAGCGCCTCTAGCAGGTGCAGCACCGTGCGGTTATTGATAGGGATGGGGGCTGCTGGGGTGTCGCGCCAGTGGGTACCGGGGGCGCGGCCCTCTAAAAACGGGAAGCGATCGGGGTCAAACAGTTGCCCGCCATAGGCCGGAAGCTGCAAGGCATCGTGATGGATGCCCCCATGCACCGCCCGAAACGTCGCCAGCAGCCGCACCCAGGCATCGTAGCGGCGTTCCAGCAGTTCTTCCCCCGCCTGGTCGGCCAGTTCTCGCAGTTGTGAACGCAGGGTCGAAACCGCATAAAACTGGTCATAGAGCGGATCCCCCAGCAGCAGCAGTCCCCGCTCCTCCGCTGAAAACAAAAACACCAGCCGCATCATCACGGTCAGTGCCGCTTGATACAGGTCAGTTTCCGCAAGTCCTTGCAGGAGGGTACGCTGGCGATCCTGGTCGATGCGATCGAGGGACTGCACCAGCACCTCCACCGCTTTCCGCACCTGGAAGCCGAGCTGGTCGGTGACCTCCTGCTGGGCATCCTTGCTGCGGGCCAGCAAATCCGCCAGGGTTTCCCCAGCATCCACCGCAAAGAACCGCCGCACCCCTAGCAAACTGCGAAACGCCCGCAGGGTCAGCTTTTCTTCCAGCCACAAGTTGGCATACCAGGAAATAAACCCGGCAGACTCGCCTCGGGGAGCATTCACCAGCATCCACTGCTCCCCATTAGTGAGCAGCCCCAGACGCACATCAGTAGCGTGCAGCAGCTCCATCATCCCCGTCGCCGGAGACGCCTTCCAGCGAGAATTGCGATAGGTTTTCTCTAAGCCCTGCTCCGGCGGCACCACCTGCACCAGCAGGTGCGGCTGGCGGCTCTCAGGATCGACCACTACCCAGTCGGGACGCAGAGTCAGCTGATGCTCGCTAAAGGTCACTTTCAACGCCGGGGATACCGCCTGACCGCTGAGCAACACCTCGTCGGGAAATTCCAGCTGATCCGTCAGCACCCAGTTCACCCAGGCGCGATGAATAACCAGATCGCTGCGGTAGTCCAGCCATTCTTCATAGGCCGATCGCAGCGATCGAAACAGGTCGGCATCGTGGGCGTCTAGCCCAGTGGGAAAGACCTCCAGCAACACCTGCAGGCTGATAAACGGCCCAGAGGCTTCAACGAGGGATAACCATTCAGTGTGATGACGAGCGATCGACATAGGTTTAGGCCGTTAAACTAAATGACTCAGGGGCATCATCCAGTCACACTCTTGGCTAGAGCAGACCAATATCATTTGATCTTTTCCGGGGGCTCTCCGCCCTTGGAGCTTCGAGCCACACTTGCCACAGAGCCGTTTTGTTAGCTCGGCCAAGATGGTCGCATCATCCGGTTTGATTCTGCGGCGATCGTGATCTGGATGTCGGGGATATTTCAAACAAGCCACCAAATGTGCATTGCCAATTGAGGTAATCCACAGGGGTTGTTTGCAATTGCACTGTCCGAATGGATTTGGATCTGGCGGCAGCGTCTTGCGGTGAGGAATTAGCCTTAAAAAGCCGTAGAGCAAGTTAACGGTCTTCTTGAGTTCTAGCTTCAACACTCCTGCCTCTTGGTTAGTCGGATCTGGAAAGATCCACAGGCATTGCTCGCTGACACCGACAAATCCAGAGGTTGTAGTCAGTTCGTTATTCCAAACCTGAGTATTCTCAAGGGCGAGACCCGCTTCAGCTCCCTGCGAGCCAGCAATGTAAAACCCGACACCCTGTTGATTAATTATTTTGAGAATGTTCGGATCGAAGTGGTCGCTAAACATCGAGCAGGGCCAATAAATGGCGACATGATCTTGAGCAGCTAGCAAGCTTGCTTCCAAAGCTTCTCTAGCCGCTGCGGCATTGGCAAAGCAGGTAACTCCCGGCAAATTAACCGATTCGGTGAAAGCTGCCCAGTCGAGGGGGTAAATTGATTCATCCTTTTGGGCGCTGTTGTACAAATACTCTATGAATTTCCGGAATGCTTGAAATTGGGCAGACGTGAGCCGACGGCGAATGTATCTCACATTCATGACTCCGATAAACTTGCCCTGGGCTCGGCTAATGGCCACGTTAGCCAATCGCATTGCACCACTGTATTCACCCCCTTGCAAGGGCAACCCAATCGTGGCGTTGGGGTCGCTATCAACCGCATCAAAAATGATGACACTGCGCTCAGACCCTTGAAATCTATGAACGGTAGACGCCTTAACCTGTTCGTCTTTTTCCAGGTCGCGCAGCATTCGATGAATCAACCGCGACTGGGCATTGTACGGAGCAATCACTCCTACCTGCACTCGCAGATTATCCACTGTCGCTTGATAAGCAACATTTACCGCAATGAGAGCCGAGAAGATATTGAAACGACTGTGAGACTCCGTTTCTTTGATGCAGTGAGCCCTCAACCGCGAGATGTCTTGCAGTACTAAAGCATCTCCAGAGAAAGGCGTTTGCTGAACCGTTGGCTGGTTATCGATTTCGATATTAGGGCCATTCAACAACCGCCCGTCATAACACAGCCGATTCGGAATATCCGCGATCACTGGATACATCCTGTATTGGGTTTGCAGCATCACCATTCGCGGATCGTCTTCTTGGCGATTCACTCGGGTCATGACGCCTGACTGATCAAAGATGTCGCGCTTAAGCCATTTGTCTGCAGCTGGGGTATCAGCCTTGGCGATAGAGCCTAGTTGGCGAAAGTCTCCGTAAATCGCAATCCTCCGTTTGGCTAGCAGGGCCGCAAACACACACTGGGGAATAGACACCATGCTGGCTTCATCGACAATCACCGTGTCGTATTTATTAGGCAGTATTTCTTCAGCGATCGCCGCTTTGGAAAGCGTACACCCGACCACCTCAGCTCTCATCACGAGCTGCCGCTCTTTAGCTTTCCGGCTTTCTTCAAGAGGTTTAAGCTGCTCCTCAACAAATTTGATTTGTTTCGTAATAGCTGTAATCTGTTCCTTGATTTGCTTCTTATGGTATTCGGGCGTGTTTTTAGTAATGAGCTTTTTCTGATGACGAAGCCGTTTGTAGTGATCTCGTTTTTGCTGCTTTAATGAATTGATTTCTTCAATAAACTCCGGTTCAACGCGTTCGAGAACCTTCTTGGCCCGCAGCATAGGATAATCGTCCAGCATTTTGGGGATCGGGACACCATGCCGCAAAATGAATCCTTCGTTATAAGAGGGAGACTTAGATAAATATTTGGCGACACTGAGCATAGCCGAATCTACCGCCATATTGCTATGAGACAGAACAAGGACAGATTCCCCTGCCATCGTCAAAGCAGCAACTGTCATGCCCAGAGTTGTGGTCTTACCTGTACCGGGTGGTCCCCAAATAAAGCTCACTTTATGGGACAAAACTTGTTCGACGGCGGCTTCTTGAGATGAGTTACGCAAAATCTGAATGTCAAACCGTCTTTCCAAATCAGGCAATAACTCAGAAGCACTACCAGTCACGTCTTGTTCAGGCAGTGAGTTGGGAGTAACTAAAAGCTCGGCCAAGTCTTGATTAACGGATACATCTGCTTCAAAGACCGTTTTAAAGTGTGCTTGTAAAGCCTCTAACAAAAATATTGGGGAGGTGTTTAATGTCGCAGCAGGAACTTTTTCACCTATTTTCTCCTTCAGAGCCAAAGTGACATCAAAGCTCTCAACTGAAACCAGGGTTCCCTTGATAACTTCCTGCCTACTTTTAACTTCCAACTCGATTGGAGTTTCATCTTGAAAGCGGATTTCACTATCGGCTGTAAATGCATACAGATAATGTCCATTGCTCCGCCTACTCAAATACTGACCATCTGTCAAATAAGTCCTCTGTCCTCCAGACTTGCGGAGTACAGTTATTTCATCATCTAGGGCTACCTGAAACTTTTTCAGATAGCTTTTTAAGTTCTCAGAAGATGAGTGATTGACGGAAGACATTTGACATAACTGAATGATGGTTTTGAGTCGGCTGAAGGGAACAGTGGGATAATTTTTCTCTTCTTCAAGTAATAAACTTCTTTGGCACCAGGTAGGTGATAGATAATGGAAACAAGCGAGCCTTCGGATTGGCAAATCGCGCCCGAATGGCGGCGGTTTCCTGTTCAATTTCGTAAGGAATCTGGTCTAAACGGGCTTTCAGGCTGGAACGGTTGCGATCGTACTGATCTCGCTCGGTATCGCTAAAAATGCTGAGCTGCTGGGGCTGTTCTGATTCCGTCAACTCCGCCAAAATACTCTGCCGCAGCTCATTCATAATCGCGGTGATATCGGCCACCTCCTTCTGGCAGCGCTCCTGCAATGCCTTTTCGAGCGAAGTCGTTCGCTCCGCCTGCCGCACCTCTAGGCTTTGCATCAAAGAGCCTGCATAGGTATCCCAGATATCAACTAACTGCTGCTGGATGCGATCGGGCACTGGGTCAGGCAGCACCGCATCCATGGCCTGCCGCATCGCCAACAAACTCTTAAATCGGCTAAAGCGCCCCTCGCGCAAAACTCCACCCGCTGTAATCACCTCCTCATGGAGGCGCTGCTGGTCACCGCCCAGCACCACCAACCGTCCATAGGCCACCACCGCCGGAGTCTCCAATGCCAAGTTTTCCACGACCCGTGCCGTCACCCGATACAGAGATTTGCTCACCCCACTGGCCCAGACCTCCGCCCGCAGCAGCCGCAAACACATCTGCACCAGCCGATGATTCAGGTGAACCAGCACCACATCATCTCGTCCTCGCGCCAGATCTGGGTCAAATACCAGAGGCCGAATTTCACCTGTATGGGGATGAGCCAGCCCTTCACCACAGGCAGCCCAACTCCCTTTCATCGGGGGTAAATGGTAAACGCCCGGCTGATTCACTATGGGTTGCAAGGGAGGTTGCTGAGCCACATCTAACCCCACTCGCACTACCGACTCGATATGGTCCGGCATCAGTCGCAGGTTGGTGCGCGTCTCCTGAAGCTGCTCCTTCAGCTTATCAATCTGCTCTCGCACCTTGCGTTCAAACTTTAGCAGTCGCCGAATCGGCTCACTTTCCTGCTCAGCCCGAGTCGTATCCAGTGTGGTACGACGGCCTAGCATCGCTTCTTCCACCTGAGCTGCAATCACCGGCCCCACCTTACCCAGGTCCTCCCGAATGGTGTTTACCTTAAGCGCTGCCCGCAGCAGAAATTCTAGATCGCCATCCAGATCCCCAGGGCGAACCCCTTGGGCGTCTTGAGTCGCGTAGGACTTACCGACAAAGTGGTAAATCATCACCTCATCCGCTTTCTGTCCGTGGCGATCAATACGACCATTGCGCTGCTCCATCCGATTCGGATTCCAGGGAATTTCGTAGTGGATCAGGTTGGAGCAATAGTTCTGTAAGTCCAAACCTTCAGAAGCGGCATCGGTCGCCAGCAAAATTCGCACGTTGGAGATATCCGGCCCTGCCTGAAAGGCCGCTTTGACCCGCTCGCGATCTTCAGAGTTCATGCCGCCATAAAGGATCATCAGGCGTTCGCAACGCGTCCCTGAAAGGGAATCGTCTTGGACCAAACCGCGTCCCCCCAACAGGTCGAATAGCCATTTCTGGGTCGTGCGGTACTCGGTGAAAATAATCACCCGCTGGTCAGACCACTCGCCATGCGGACAAATATGGGTATCAATCCAGTCCAGCAGAGTCTGGGCTTTAGCATCGGGGCGGCGAGCTGCCTGCTCTGCCCACTTCTGCATTTTGCTCAGCAGCGCTTGTTCCTCCTCACTCAGCGGTCGAAAGAGGCGCGAACTGGAATCCACCACATCACTAGTGGACTCTTCGTAGATATCGTCGTCGGCAAAGTCTTCCTCAATCTGATCAAGCTGACGACGCAAGATAGAAACAGACGGTTTAGAGAGTTGCCGCTGCGATCTCGACTTCCCTTCCTTCAAAGTCTTCTCATGCTGCTGTAGGGTCGTGAGAAATGCCTGTGGTGATGAGAAAAGACGCTTCTTCAGCAACTTCAGCACGAATTCAGTAGCGGTCAGCTCTACCTTGTCATCCTTGGCACCGCTGCACCGCAGCTCTGTGTAGCGTTTCAGATCTTCATTCACCGCCTGCTCTTCGACAGAATAGTCCACCGTCAGCGCTTCCAGCTTGCGCACCGGGAATCGGGGCTTGCCGTCCCAACGTGGGGGCAGCTCTTGCTTTAACCGACGAATCATGACCACCTGAAGCTGATTGCGATCGGGATCTACCCCTCGGGCAAATCGCTGTGAGTCCAACAGCTCTAGCAGAGCAGTAAAGCTCTCAGAATAACCATTGTGGGGTGTGGCAGTCAGGAACAGCTTGTGCTCAAAATGGGGAGCTAGCAGCCGAATGGCTGCTGTCCGCTGGGAATCCACCGCATAGTTACCTGCTGCCGAAGGCGCAATATTGTGAGCCTCATCGACAATCAGCAAATCGAACCGCCGAGGATAAATAGCTTCCCCCTCGGCGGGTAGTATTTCTCGCATCAGCCGTAGGGGGCGATCGCGCTTTAGAAAGTCGATGGAGGTAATTAGTCGAGGATAGTGAGTCCAGGGATTCACGTGCAGTCCCCGACTGCGCCGCAGATGTCGCAACAGGTCACTATTGACAATGCGAAAATCCAGCCCAAACTTATCCCGCATCTGGTCCCGCCACTGTACTTGCAGCGAAGAGGGGCAGACCACCAAAATCCGCCGCACTCGCTGCCGCAAAATTAGCTCTTGGGCAACCAGTCCAGTCTCGATAGTTTTTCCTAAGCCCACATCATCAGCAATCAGCAGGTTGACCCGAGGCATCTGAATTGCCCGCACAACTGGGTCAAGTTGATAGTCTTCAATATCAATGCCACTGCGGAAGGGGGACTGCACGTTGCGCACATCGGCACTGGAGGCTGCCCCCCAACGCACCGCATCGAGAAAAGCATCGAGGCGATCGGGTGAGTCAAACCCATCAGGATAAGGCAACTCCCGCGCCTCAAAAATCGAGGCTCCCGGCTCCAGCTCCCAAACCACCTGGAGTTCTTCTCCCAGAGCATCATCTTCCACTGACGACAGGCTGACCAGATGCTGAACGGTTTCCTGACCGCCCAAGATCGGGCTCATAGGAGACGCGGAGATGCGAATATCCGTTACCGCGAAGCGCTGTCCCCGCACCTCAACTAATTGGCCCTGCTCTGGAATCCCACGAATTGCTTCTGCTGTAGTCATAGATGTGTCAAGCTACCAATATCTTTCAGGAGTCGCAAGTCACATTATCAGTATTCCCACGGAACTCTTTTGCCAGCACAGTTTTCATGCCTAGCCATACAATCTCCACGCTGCTGCTCAAGGGATAAAGGCACCTGCATCACAACAAGCGTTCGCATTCCTCCTGTCCTAAAACTCTGAGAAGCCGTTGAATATTGCCAAGTGCTTGCCTACTTTTGTCGTTTGATCTGCAATTAATCAAACGACAAAAGAGTAGAATTGCTCTTTCAGAGCTAGTGTTTCCGAAGGACAATCGTATCTATGCCAAAGTAACTGTTGCTGTTTAAAGGCAACGACTTCTCGCAAATGGATATCGAGACCGTGGTGTATTGACGCGATCAACGATCACCTGGTCAGCGTTTCCAAATCAAGCGATGAGACGTCAAATTAATCACTATATGAGCGCCCCCTTCCACTTGCAAGTAATACAGATATGTCGTCAGCTCATGAGCCTGCAACTGCCAAATACGATCGCGCCCCTCAAAATGCGTCCCTAGAAATTGACGCACCTGCTCCAAAGACCAGTTCAAAGCCTGAACCTTAGCTTGAATCGCTGCCTGAACCTCGTAGATTGGAATGGGTGGTGGGATCAGAGACTCAGCAACTTGTGGAAAACAGAGTTCATCACCCCGCACCCCCTGTCAAGAAAATCTCTTTGTGAAAGAGGGACATCGCCCCCCTCACACTTCATACTTTTTCCTGGGGTGTAAACTTCCCGGTTCTGTCGCAACAATCACAGCAGCATTGAAGCGTTGATTCAACAGGCGGGCTGTCATCTCTTGTATCTCCCGCCTTACTCCCCAGATTTGAATCCGATTGAGCATCAATGGTTTGTTCTGAAGAACCGCATGCGAAAACAGATTCGGCTGGTGTGCCAAAGGCGAACGCTTTGCTGCCGAGCGCCGTGGCCATCGC from Leptolyngbya sp. SIO1E4 carries:
- a CDS encoding AAA family ATPase, with the translated sequence MSSVNHSSSENLKSYLKKFQVALDDEITVLRKSGGQRTYLTDGQYLSRRSNGHYLYAFTADSEIRFQDETPIELEVKSRQEVIKGTLVSVESFDVTLALKEKIGEKVPAATLNTSPIFLLEALQAHFKTVFEADVSVNQDLAELLVTPNSLPEQDVTGSASELLPDLERRFDIQILRNSSQEAAVEQVLSHKVSFIWGPPGTGKTTTLGMTVAALTMAGESVLVLSHSNMAVDSAMLSVAKYLSKSPSYNEGFILRHGVPIPKMLDDYPMLRAKKVLERVEPEFIEEINSLKQQKRDHYKRLRHQKKLITKNTPEYHKKQIKEQITAITKQIKFVEEQLKPLEESRKAKERQLVMRAEVVGCTLSKAAIAEEILPNKYDTVIVDEASMVSIPQCVFAALLAKRRIAIYGDFRQLGSIAKADTPAADKWLKRDIFDQSGVMTRVNRQEDDPRMVMLQTQYRMYPVIADIPNRLCYDGRLLNGPNIEIDNQPTVQQTPFSGDALVLQDISRLRAHCIKETESHSRFNIFSALIAVNVAYQATVDNLRVQVGVIAPYNAQSRLIHRMLRDLEKDEQVKASTVHRFQGSERSVIIFDAVDSDPNATIGLPLQGGEYSGAMRLANVAISRAQGKFIGVMNVRYIRRRLTSAQFQAFRKFIEYLYNSAQKDESIYPLDWAAFTESVNLPGVTCFANAAAAREALEASLLAAQDHVAIYWPCSMFSDHFDPNILKIINQQGVGFYIAGSQGAEAGLALENTQVWNNELTTTSGFVGVSEQCLWIFPDPTNQEAGVLKLELKKTVNLLYGFLRLIPHRKTLPPDPNPFGQCNCKQPLWITSIGNAHLVACLKYPRHPDHDRRRIKPDDATILAELTKRLCGKCGSKLQGRRAPGKDQMILVCSSQECDWMMPLSHLV
- a CDS encoding transposase; this encodes MIQQAGCHLLYLPPYSPDLNPIEHQWFVLKNRMRKQIRLVCQRRTLCCRAPWPSHRTGEFYGRLVSASTGGSAHL
- a CDS encoding DEAD/DEAH box helicase; translated protein: MTTAEAIRGIPEQGQLVEVRGQRFAVTDIRISASPMSPILGGQETVQHLVSLSSVEDDALGEELQVVWELEPGASIFEARELPYPDGFDSPDRLDAFLDAVRWGAASSADVRNVQSPFRSGIDIEDYQLDPVVRAIQMPRVNLLIADDVGLGKTIETGLVAQELILRQRVRRILVVCPSSLQVQWRDQMRDKFGLDFRIVNSDLLRHLRRSRGLHVNPWTHYPRLITSIDFLKRDRPLRLMREILPAEGEAIYPRRFDLLIVDEAHNIAPSAAGNYAVDSQRTAAIRLLAPHFEHKLFLTATPHNGYSESFTALLELLDSQRFARGVDPDRNQLQVVMIRRLKQELPPRWDGKPRFPVRKLEALTVDYSVEEQAVNEDLKRYTELRCSGAKDDKVELTATEFVLKLLKKRLFSSPQAFLTTLQQHEKTLKEGKSRSQRQLSKPSVSILRRQLDQIEEDFADDDIYEESTSDVVDSSSRLFRPLSEEEQALLSKMQKWAEQAARRPDAKAQTLLDWIDTHICPHGEWSDQRVIIFTEYRTTQKWLFDLLGGRGLVQDDSLSGTRCERLMILYGGMNSEDRERVKAAFQAGPDISNVRILLATDAASEGLDLQNYCSNLIHYEIPWNPNRMEQRNGRIDRHGQKADEVMIYHFVGKSYATQDAQGVRPGDLDGDLEFLLRAALKVNTIREDLGKVGPVIAAQVEEAMLGRRTTLDTTRAEQESEPIRRLLKFERKVREQIDKLKEQLQETRTNLRLMPDHIESVVRVGLDVAQQPPLQPIVNQPGVYHLPPMKGSWAACGEGLAHPHTGEIRPLVFDPDLARGRDDVVLVHLNHRLVQMCLRLLRAEVWASGVSKSLYRVTARVVENLALETPAVVAYGRLVVLGGDQQRLHEEVITAGGVLREGRFSRFKSLLAMRQAMDAVLPDPVPDRIQQQLVDIWDTYAGSLMQSLEVRQAERTTSLEKALQERCQKEVADITAIMNELRQSILAELTESEQPQQLSIFSDTERDQYDRNRSSLKARLDQIPYEIEQETAAIRARFANPKARLFPLSITYLVPKKFIT
- a CDS encoding restriction endonuclease; this translates as MSIARHHTEWLSLVEASGPFISLQVLLEVFPTGLDAHDADLFRSLRSAYEEWLDYRSDLVIHRAWVNWVLTDQLEFPDEVLLSGQAVSPALKVTFSEHQLTLRPDWVVVDPESRQPHLLVQVVPPEQGLEKTYRNSRWKASPATGMMELLHATDVRLGLLTNGEQWMLVNAPRGESAGFISWYANLWLEEKLTLRAFRSLLGVRRFFAVDAGETLADLLARSKDAQQEVTDQLGFQVRKAVEVLVQSLDRIDQDRQRTLLQGLAETDLYQAALTVMMRLVFLFSAEERGLLLLGDPLYDQFYAVSTLRSQLRELADQAGEELLERRYDAWVRLLATFRAVHGGIHHDALQLPAYGGQLFDPDRFPFLEGRAPGTHWRDTPAAPIPINNRTVLHLLEALQLLQIKVGGTVEPRKLSFRALDIEQIGHVYEGLLDHTAVRAEATILGLEGTKNKEPEVALEELEQLHAKGEDDLLAFLKSETGRSVSALKKRIPPADLDEAAIGKDLDPHDLNQFLIACNNDPDLFKRVLPWAALMRCDTFGQPIVIPAGSVFVTQGTDRRETGTHYTPKSLTEEIVKYTLEPLIYDGVAAGKPKEEWRLKSAAELLALKVCDMAMGSGAFLVQVCRFLSERLVEAWEEAERLHLGQVVVAPEGTLSTSQPEECPIPKDADERLAVARRIVADRCLYGVDKNPMAVEMAKLSLWLITLQKNRPFTFLDHALRCGDSLLGVTSREQIEFLHLNPDNEAVQLRTVSDIWRPLLNRAIAKRKELESFTVNDIQDLARKEALQTEAEELTRNIKIAADYLIGEALAQAGKTGNLKVEDLGVLSGLVTNALEESDGRERENKLRQIWEKAQRMLNAGKPEGQPTREPFHWALEFPEVFLEEDAPQGFSAIVGNPPFQGGNKITGAVGTDYRDFLVEQVANGRRGSADLCSYFFLNSGKLVRVGGNFGLVATNTISQGDTREIGLDKLTASGFVIPRAASSRKWPGMAAVEVAYVWLRKGEWQREYHLDGKSVEGITSFLTVPGKAIGKPYRLRASQGSSFKGTEVNGMGFVLEIGEAQELIKKDAENRDVLFPYLNGQDLNSHFDQAPSRWVINFQDYPLDAQNDNPKKPKGAPYARDYSDCLAVLEERVKPERIAKIDGNATDRDTAKRWWQFKRPTMDLYEAIADCERVLAASRHNKMLLFEFVGPDIVFSEALVVFSLEKFSDLALLQSSIHDAWAWQNCSTIRDAGIRYSPTDGFETFPFPENTDTLETIGERYYTHRQTIMQTRQEGLTKTYNRFHDPTQTDPDIQTLRDLHMQMDNAVAAAYGWHDLLPSTSGRGAGGEGGLNHDFHETKQGLRFTISEAARREVLDRLLALNHQRYAEEVAQGLHDKKKKKGKSKKKTQVPKKSVVAEEKIIQGSLFPDL